The following are from one region of the Dreissena polymorpha isolate Duluth1 chromosome 2, UMN_Dpol_1.0, whole genome shotgun sequence genome:
- the LOC127869855 gene encoding uncharacterized protein LOC127869855 translates to MSYLDVGDSDNDHDGMEMSGDPLTQFQGEPTNAQGTQFQGVNPGFRTAQGQTDPVGDQLQRRTINPAVGLGTGFGNPGSQTFGGNVGPGRETQMTGFSNTQQGGRIFAQAVGQQGLVQRNIPQGANPFGQGIQRQTPALRTAQQSSMNLISVDGQQSSPFGNTRPVDINNSPVFGTQGGVLQPVPRQQFSTQQVTNPVSRQRPLVQIIRSDQVEDNSQGRLIQDPRTGRTIRVPVTNNLSFNWQQTGRPSVSSRNISNTPIFPSNVAQQQQQQQQQQQQQQQLNLGRASIVTRNPFPQDPRSVGTSLASSAARSQLPALSGPVTSPHPPLFRMCQRPRAVRCFPWPTDRNLRDAYRCDGTCQGRPCAVPCQCSCVYNAVIPRLIALRRIRQPELRPNDEKLWRTHEEIARLRDQRREFTVVPRSGGILEVRPNFTAGAGAQPPSRNDTFGLPFGIPDDILARLIAQPDLNLLIGPQGINDMLAGEPPILLPPGVATNEPPLVTTPVPSAGRQRGTSGGIPVPLDMMNIQIDPTIDSLLAAAERLGISTSGPQMGSSLDIPTLTRSDIRASSTLPDRERIAAPTSGGGDNLADLRNILLQRGISVDGNLRNASGASMMTSRPPLAGSQRDTCVAQGLELWCDAAQGWGQTPGVTQWCLLNCRENACDSTQCTCECVNELEFRARYNQLERSLSAVG, encoded by the exons ATGTCATACCTGGATGTCGGAGACTCAGACAATGACCATGATGGAATGGAGATGTCAGGAGACC CTTTAACCCAGTTTCAAGGCGAGCCTACTAATGCCCAGGGGACACAATTCCAAGGGGTTAACCCCGGATTTAGGACCGCCCAGGGGCAGACAGACCCAGTTGGGGATCAGCTGCAACGTAGGACCATTAACCCCGCGGTAGGGCTTGGGACGGGATTTGGAAATCCCGGTTCGCAGACGTTTGGCGGGAATGTTGGTCCGGGACGCGAGACACAAATGACAGGATTTAGCAATACACAACAGGGCGGGAGAATATTTGCACAGGCGGTTGGTCAACAAGGCCTGGTCCAGAGAAATATACCGCAGGGTGCCAATCCATTCGGCCAGGGCATACAAAGGCAAACACCTGCTTTAAGAACCGCGCAACAAAGTTCAATGAATTTAATATCCGTTGATGGGCAACAGAGCTCGCCCTTTGGAAATACCCGACCCGTGGACATAAATAATTCCCCTGTTTTCGGCACACAAGGCGGAGTGTTACAGCCTGTACCACGTCAACAGTTTTCCACGCAGcag GTGACCAATCCGGTGTCGAGGCAACGACCGCTCGTGCAGATAATCCGCTCTGATCAGGTTGAAGACAATAGCCAGGGGCGGCTGATTCAAGACCCGCGCACCGGAAGAACGATTCGAGTTCCGGTAACGAACAACTTAAGTTTCAATTGGCAGCAAACCGGAAGACCTTCCGTTTCAAGTAGAAACATTTCAAACACGCCTATATTTCCGTCTAATGTTgcacaacagcagcagcaacaacagcaacaacaacaacagcaacaacaattaAATTTGGGTAGAGCGTCAATAGTAACGAGGAATCCGTTCCCGCAAGATCCTCGGTCGGTGGGCACATCTTTAGCTTCTTCCGCTGCACGTTCACAACTTCCGGCCCTCAGTGGTCCTGTTACGAGCCCGCATCCGCCGCTGTTCCGTATGTGTCAGCGCCCAAGGGCGGTACGTTGTTTCCCGTGGCCTACTGACAGGAACTTGAGGGATGCTTATAG GTGTGACGGGACATGTCAGGGCCGGCCATGCGCAGTGCCGTGCCAATGTTCATGTGTGTATAATGCAGTTATACCGCGGCTTATAGCGCTCAGGCGAATCCGACAACCGGAACTGCGACCTAACGACGAAAAACTGTGGCGGACGCACGAGGAAATAGCCAGGTTACGCGATCAGCGCCGTGAGTTTACCGTTGTTCCGAGATCGGGCGGTATTCTTGAAGTCCGGCCGAATTTTACCGCAGGCGCCGGTGCTCAGCCGCCTTCCCGTAACGACACTTTCGGCCTCCCGTTTGGAATACCCGATGATATTTTGGCACGCCTCATAGCGCAACCGGATCTCAATCTTCTTATCGGGCCCCAGGGTATAAACGACATGCTCGCCGGAGAGCCACCGATACTACTTCCGCCTGGAGTAGCGACGAACGAGCCGCCATTAGTAACTACGCCGGTGCCATCGGCTGGCAGGCAGCGAGGCACTTCCGGTGGGATCCCCGTACCTCTTGACATGATGAACATTCAAATCGACCCCACCATCGATAGCCTCCTAGCGGCCGCCGAACGGTTAGGAATATCTACCTCAGGTCCCCAAATGGGAAGCAGTTTAG ATATACCAACGTTGACCAGGAGTGATATCCGCGCCTCAAGTACACTGCCAGATCGGGAGCGCATTGCAGCTCCAACTTCCGGCGGGGGCGACAATTTAGCCGACCTGCGCAACATTCTTTTACAGAGAGGCATCTCCGTGGATGGCAACCTAAGGAACGCCAGCGGTGCCTCCATGATGACGTCACGTCCGCCGCTCGCCGGAAGTCAGCGGGACACATGCGTGGCTCAAGGGCTAGAGCTCTGGTGCGATGCCGCGCAGGGTTGGGGACAAACCCCGGGAGTGACGCAATGGTGTTTGCTCAACTGCCGCGAAAACGCGTGCGATTCGACACAATGCACGTGCGAATGTGTGAACGAATTAGAGTTTCGCGCGCGCTATAACCAACTAGAGCGTTCGCTGAGCGCGGTGGGTTGA